From a single Miscanthus floridulus cultivar M001 chromosome 8, ASM1932011v1, whole genome shotgun sequence genomic region:
- the LOC136473770 gene encoding RING-H2 finger protein ATL66-like: MAQVWAVSLAVASLAIGMLGVLGVWLCYLFDAVARGRAPRTPPPTPQTSEEEEEKGGKNGLSEAELMRLGGVAVLESTDRGEEEEEEAEALCPICLDPMEPGRAVRVLPGCNRAFHKDCVDQWLAISPRCPVCNVWAAPPSSPATSPLAPKTGWDS; the protein is encoded by the coding sequence ATGGCGCAGGTGTGGGCGGTGTCCCTGGCGGTGGCGTCGCTCGCCATCGGCATGCTCGGGGTGCTCGGCGTCTGGCTCTGCTACCTCTTCGACGCCGTGGCTCGAGGCCGCGCTCCCCGGACCCCGCCGCCCACGCCCCAGACgtcggaagaggaggaggagaagggcggCAAGAATGGGCTCTCAGAGGCGGAGCTGATGCGCCTCGGCGGGGTCGCCGTGCTGGAGTCCACGGAcagaggggaggaggaagaggaggaggcggaggcgctCTGCCCGATCTGCCTCGATCCCATGGAGCCCGGCCGCGCCGTGCGCGTGCTCCCCGGCTGCAACCGCGCCTTCCACAAGGACTGCGTCGACCAGTGGCTCGCCATCTCGCCCCGCTGCCCTGTCTGCAACGTCTGGGCTGCGCCGCCGTCTTCGCCTGCGACCTCGCCGCTGGCGCCCAAGACCGGTTGGGATTCTTGA